Genomic DNA from Verrucomicrobiota bacterium:
CCAGTGCGCGCCCGGTCCGAGCAACTGTTGATTGCCCACGCCCACGGCGCGGCCAAACCGCAGGATAATCGCTCTTTCCTGCGGCGAGACCGTAAAGAACCCGGAGCCAAAGAAGACAATCACCAGGATCACCATGATGATCTTGACGATGACGAAGCTGCTGCGGAGCGCTTCGGCGAGCGCTTGCGTGCTGGCGTCGTCGATGGGTGCCGGGGGCGAAACCGGCCCCGTGTTCTTGGGCTGGCCTGCGTTCGAGGTTGGGAGACCAATCGGGTCCGGCATAAAAGGCTTATTTGTTGGTCGAGTCGTCCCCGCCCAGGGTGATGCGGCCCGGTTGGGCTGCCGCAGGCTTCGGCAGAGGCCCCAGCAATTCTAACAGCGGGTTCCGCTGATCCAGAATCAGCGTGGATTTCTCTTTGAGGACTTCAGGCAGTGATTTGATCTTGGAAAGGAAGACGGCCAGTTCCGGGTTTTGGGAAAAGACGGCCAGCCACTTCGATGCCTCGGCATCCGCCTCGCTTCGCAACGCCGTTGCTTTCGCCTCGGCGTCAGCGCGGATCTTGGCGGCATCCCGGTCGGCGTCGCTGCGGATGATCGTCGCGCTGCGCTCGCCTTCGGATTTCAAGGTTTGGATCACTTTGTCCCGTTCCGCCTGCATGCGGGCGAACACCTTTTCAGTGACGCTTTCGGGCAAGCTGAGTTTTTTGATCCCGATAAACTGCACTTCGATCCCGTACTTCGCTTCGGCGTCCGGGCGGACCTTTTCGAGAATCTCCTTCTCGATTTCCTCGAATTTCAGTTCGTTGGCATCGGTGGAGACGAAGTGCGAAAACGGGTGATTGCCAACGACCTGATTCTTCGAACTCTCGACCAGGCCGCCGAGTTTCTGTTCGGCCTCGGCCACGGTGCCGCCGCGTGAGCTGGCGAAAAACGTTTCCGGATCTTTGATTTGCCAGCCGACATACAGCATCACCATCAAGGGATCGCCTCCTTTGGTGAGCACTTGCTCCAACCGGGAGTCAAAGCTGTGAATCCGTTTGTCCAGTTTGTGGACCCGCTGAATCGGGCGGGGCCATTTGAAATACAAGCCGGGTTCTCGGATGGGGGCGCCAGGCCGGCCAAAAGTCGTGATCACGGCCACTTCGGTCTGCCGCACCTGGAAGGTGAACAGCAGCACAAAGAAGATCAGGATCAGCAGGCCGCCAATGACGAGCGTGACAGTGTTGCGTTTCATAAAGTCTATCTCCGGCCAGTGGGCATCGGCACGTCCAGCAAGTCTGGACGAAGTTTGTCCTCCAGATTCAAGAGGATCACGTCCTGGGTGTTCGTGGTCGCCAGGACGTACTTTCGGGAATTGGTTGTGCCGAGTTCCAACGCGGCCAGGTACTCGCGCTGAACGAAGACGTCGGGCGCGGCCCGGAACGCGGCAAGCTGGTGCGCAAACCGCGCGGACCGCGCGCGGGCATCGGTCACCTTCCGGTAGGCCTGCGCTTCGGCCTCGCGCACCAGTTTCGCGGCTTCACCTTTGGCCAGGGCGAGCGTCTTGGCGGCATATCCCTCCGCGGTGCGCAAGGTCGCTTCGTTTTCTTGCCTCGCCGCGTTCACTTCCTCAAATTTTTTGGCCACCTTGACCGGAGGATGAATGTCTTGCAGGCCGACGAGGACGATGTCCACGCCCAGTTTCTGATCGTCCGCCAGCGTCTGAATGTTCTTCTTCAATTCCTCGGCGGCTTTGGCGCGGCCGCTGGACATGACCTCGAAGAGATCCACGCTGACGAAGTAACGGACGATTTCGCGCGTCGTCAGCTTCTCCAGGAGATTGCTCGTGGAGTTGTGATTGTACGCCCAGGCCCGGAGATCTTTGATCTGGTATTGGATGGGGACGCTGACCGTGAGGAGATCGACGGGCGCCACTTTTTCCGGGGGCGCATCGTTGGTGTTGCCTGCAGGAGACTGACTGCGTGTCGCGACCAGCAAATTGGACTCCGTCTTGTAGTGCGGGACCGTCCAGAGCACGGTCGTTTCGTTGGTCTTTTCCGGATCGTGCTCAAAGCCGATGTCGAACGTTTGAATTTCCCGCGTGCGCGCCCGATACACCTGGTCGATCGGCCAGGGCAGCTTGAAATGAAGCCCGGGATCCAAAGTCCCGCGTTCCGTGACCGGCCGGCCGAACCGCTCCAGAAGCCCTTGCTCGCCTGGACTGACGAAAACCACGCACGTGGAGATCCATAGCAGTCCGACTTGCAGAAGAATGATCCAGGAAATCGCCCGCTCCAGAAAACGGTAGAACCAAGTCTCCGAGACTTTGAATCCGAACTGATAATCAAGGGCCTGCGCTGCGGTGGTGACCAACCCCTCCGGTTGTGCCATCAAACCGACCAACCGGCTGTCGTAGAGCAACCGCGCGGCCTGTCCCTTCAGCCTGGGGCGATAAACTTCCAGGATCAGATTCACAATGGTCTCGACCGCGGACAAAGCCACGATGCCAGCCAGAACGCGAGCGACGTATAGATCGACGACGGAATGCTCGAATTGCACGGCGGCCAGCGAGCCCGCGACGACGAAACACACATACGAGCCCAGCAGCAAATAACTCGCGCCAGGCCGCAGAATCCTCGCGCCTTCGAGCCGCGCGCGGTTGGCGGAGTACTTGCCGATCAGGAATAGGACCAGAGCGAAGATTCCGTAGAGCGCCAGCGCCACGGCCGTCTTCTGCGTGGGCGCAGGCGTGACTTTTACGAGCCAGATCCAGAGCCAGTAAGCGGAAGCCGCTTGCAGCAGGAACAGAAGGACCGTGAAACCCGGGACAAAGAATTTCTCGAACTGCTCGCGCGCGCGCTGGGCCGGGAACAATTCGGCATCGGTGACATTGAAGAGGCTGGAGCTGCCTTTGGCTTTGTTGA
This window encodes:
- a CDS encoding protease modulator HflC → MKRNTVTLVIGGLLILIFFVLLFTFQVRQTEVAVITTFGRPGAPIREPGLYFKWPRPIQRVHKLDKRIHSFDSRLEQVLTKGGDPLMVMLYVGWQIKDPETFFASSRGGTVAEAEQKLGGLVESSKNQVVGNHPFSHFVSTDANELKFEEIEKEILEKVRPDAEAKYGIEVQFIGIKKLSLPESVTEKVFARMQAERDKVIQTLKSEGERSATIIRSDADRDAAKIRADAEAKATALRSEADAEASKWLAVFSQNPELAVFLSKIKSLPEVLKEKSTLILDQRNPLLELLGPLPKPAAAQPGRITLGGDDSTNK
- a CDS encoding protease modulator HflK → MERNINKIGLVNLVVLLLVGAAAAFLAFHTKTLAGQTGLVFLGLGFLVAAVSYFQMRLEESERLEKMEFEELNKAKGSSSLFNVTDAELFPAQRAREQFEKFFVPGFTVLLFLLQAASAYWLWIWLVKVTPAPTQKTAVALALYGIFALVLFLIGKYSANRARLEGARILRPGASYLLLGSYVCFVVAGSLAAVQFEHSVVDLYVARVLAGIVALSAVETIVNLILEVYRPRLKGQAARLLYDSRLVGLMAQPEGLVTTAAQALDYQFGFKVSETWFYRFLERAISWIILLQVGLLWISTCVVFVSPGEQGLLERFGRPVTERGTLDPGLHFKLPWPIDQVYRARTREIQTFDIGFEHDPEKTNETTVLWTVPHYKTESNLLVATRSQSPAGNTNDAPPEKVAPVDLLTVSVPIQYQIKDLRAWAYNHNSTSNLLEKLTTREIVRYFVSVDLFEVMSSGRAKAAEELKKNIQTLADDQKLGVDIVLVGLQDIHPPVKVAKKFEEVNAARQENEATLRTAEGYAAKTLALAKGEAAKLVREAEAQAYRKVTDARARSARFAHQLAAFRAAPDVFVQREYLAALELGTTNSRKYVLATTNTQDVILLNLEDKLRPDLLDVPMPTGRR